From the Patagioenas fasciata isolate bPatFas1 chromosome Z, bPatFas1.hap1, whole genome shotgun sequence genome, one window contains:
- the LOC139826569 gene encoding uncharacterized protein, with protein sequence MMILCGKALVYFIILQPLMNFYSLLLYLEKPPGEIKEQNGSVFANWSSESLERLTNNTFVFSLGQFANVLENFEYPWSFDRTVMVLSGLLNMCQFVLLLREMRFNRRFASLFSPEICDASSEALAKSTPSRSRKGKTAKAAAAATAPPTAASQAEATAPPHCSSAKVAADIVTSPASKANKAAHASSHTGHCCCCNHSNHCDSHSDSENESNDGEPISASVAGCKKVTRKTTRAAGDGTGPTSTQEASSGQGGDEVTTTRSFSPGELRDLRKDFSRHEGENILTWLLRCWDNGAETIELEGGEARQLGSLSKDSTIDRAISRESNATTLWTRILAAMKVRFPYKKIVYPR encoded by the coding sequence atgatgattctgtgtggtaaggcactggtttatttcattatactgcagccgctaatgaatttctactcgcttctgctttaccttgaaaaacctccaggagagattaaagagcagaatggctctgtatttgctaattggtcaagcgaatctttagaaaggctgactaacaatacatttgtgttttcgctagggcagtttgcaaatgttttagagaactttgaatatccttggagctttgatagaactgtgatggtgttatccgGTTTGCTGAatatgtgtcagtttgtgttactgttaagagaaatgaggttcaataggaggtttgcatctctttttagtcctgagatttgcgatgcgtcttcggaagctttagcaaaaagcactcctagccgctcgagaaaaggcaaaacagccaaagctgctgctgcagccactgcccccccaaccgcggcttcacaggctgaagctacagctcctccacattgctcctctgccaaggtcgctgcagatatcgttacttctccagcctcaaaggctaacaaggcagcccacgcttcttcacacactgggcactgttgctgctgtaaccacagcaatcactgtgacagtcattcagactctgaaaatgaatcaaatgatggtgaacccatatcagcatcagttgctggttgtaagaaagtcactagaaagactacccgtgcagcaggtgatggcacagggccaacatcaacccaagaggcatcatcaggacagggtggagatgaagtgaccaccactcggtccttttctccaggtgagctgagagatctgcgaaaagactttagtcgtcatgaaggcgagaatattttaacctggctgctgcgatgctgggacaatggggcagaaacaattgaattagaaggtggtgaagccaggcagctgggatctctgtcaaaagattccaccattgatagggcaatttcaagagagtctaatgccactaccctctggacccgaatcctggcagctatgaaagtcagatttccctacaagaagattgtatatccacgttag